The window AGGAAATTCGTGACGGAGTGACAAAAATAAAATGAAGAGGATATATCTATCTGAAAAATATGAACTAGTCTCATATAGTCATATGCAGGTATTGAAAATTTTGATGCACTAGCCTGATTGTTAGGAGACAACGCGAATTGTAGAAGGTGCAGCAAATTTGGAAGAAAACAATAAAAATAATTGACAGCTGTGGGATTTGAACCCACGCCCTTTCGGACCAGAGCCTAAATCTGGCGCCTTAGACCACTCGGCCAAACTGTCATTTGTTGATTATTTCCGGAGAAAAACATGATAAACTAACAAAGGCTTCACAGCAAATACATCATTTATTAAAATATATATGCCCTATATTGATTGGTCAAGTAACACAATTACGAGTGTCCGGTGATGTATTATTCAAATATATATGATCTGGTAACATGAAGTTTTTTGCACAACCAGAGTACCAAACACAAAGGAAAACTGGTGTACTCGCCATTTGCTCAACACTAATCAAAGGGATCTATCCGTGGATCATGCTCGCTTGCCATCGCCATTCCTGTGCACAAGCATGTCGGGCACATCACCTGGAAAACAAAAACCAAGACAGTTTATACTTTATGGAGGCAATCATGTTATTTCTGGAAGATGATATGAAGTGCCCTATCGGTTCTCTTCTGTAACCAGGAACATTTTCGTGCAAAACTGAATCTAAGCACTAAGTATCTGTCTAATCTGCACCATAACCTTGCAATTTAACCTAAAGAAAATACATCAAGAATAATAGCTGTTCCATTGCTCCCAATTCAATCTTCTACACAGCATCAACATGATTACATGACTATAGTGAGGAATAATGGTGATAGACGGCATACCTTTCCAGCCCCTGAACAATTTTGACACCTTCCATTCATTGACCACATATTATTTCCTGTTACTGAAAAGGGCTTTGTGCTCACTAACATCCCGCTAGCAGAACAGCGAGCACATGGCAAGTATCCTACATTGCAGAAGCAAGATCAGACAAGCGAACACAGAGCAGAGAAACATCATTTCAATCTTTCATATATCTTTAAGTTTGCACACTCAAAGAAAAAAGTTTGCATTTGGACGCTGAATCATGTGTTAGGAGTGGCTGAGGCTATTCATGGGTCAGATTGTTCAAAGGAAATTGTTTGTACCAGTCCCATGGCAATATgtgcatcttttcttttcttgttgcCTGACGTTTCTCACTTCAACCAACATTAAAGCTGAGATAACACCCACCGCACCACCTGAAAAGGATGCCACTATGGGGTCTACCTGACTGAACAGAAGCCAACAAAAATGTATCAAATCACTTTACTAAACACTGCTACACTGCTACAGAATTCACTATCGAGATATAGGTTCTTCAAAGCACCTCAATTGAAGAGGCAAGTGCAAGGTCCGTATAAAATCTTCATAAGATGTACCACCAAGCCCTAATTTCAGTTCAAGCTGCATCCAAAGAAAGATCGATAACCTTCTTTATCACTGCTCATAGTGAGAGGTTCTTgtaaaaagagagaaaaaaacagGGAGAACAAACATAAACAAAGCTGGTACTTACTACTGGGGCTATCAAGCCTCCAAAAATTATTATCCCAGATATGACAAAGAATGATGTCATATAGAGTTGCTTCATTGTCTTTGCTGACTGTTTTGggcaaacaaaagaaaaaatatgcCAGAACTTAGAACAATTTCAGATGCCAATGTGATCATTTTTCAGAAGTTTGTTTTGAGCCATTGGTCACCGCATGAGGCATAAATGGAATAGTTGATGGAATCTCAGGCATCTCATTTTCTTCACTGCTGTCACCCTTGCTTTCAGCAGTTCGGATTCGCTGCTGCACTCGCAATCGTCTAACCTGATAACATTTTCCACAAATAAAGTAATGTGGTGAGCTTCACCGTACGGACCACCAAAAACTTGGCCAACTGATACACATAATGCACAAAACAGAAACCTCTTCCATTAGAAGGAAAATTTTGTTGCGGCGGCTCTTGATGttgtcttgaatttcttgggaTTGCATCTTAACAAAGTCCTCGATTGTTTCAGGACCTTCAATTATGCAAAAGCTGTAGAGAAGAAGCATGATTAGCACACTTATTGTTGGACTAAATTTCCAAAGAAAGATATCGACGCTGATTACTCTACGGCTCTACTTACAGTTCATAACTTTTGCTTACTTTACTTCAGACCTACCGATATGATCTGGCATATAAACATCTTTCTTTTATGGCATATCTGGGTGAATCTTTGATGTGATTTCCACTCTAAGGCAGTGTCACAATTTAACATTAAAACACTATAATAGGCATTTCTTGGAACAGACCTTGTCGATAGCTAACTGTACTATACATATTTCCAAGCAGCTTCTGCAGAAACCTCGAATTTCACGAGCGACTGCTACCACCAACGATCAAGGAATCATCGTTCGTACCCGACTACCCGTAGCTCAAAACAACCCCATCCAGCCATCCTGGGACAGTTTCCCAACCCAACAAATGAAAAACGGGAAATTGCAAGGATGAGATAAAGTTAAGTAAGCAAAGCAACCTGGAGGGGGCGCCGTCCCCGGCCACCGTGGACTCGCCGGCTGGGGAGCACCGCCGCAGCAccagctgccgccggccgcaccAGGCTcctccccctgccgccccccgcgCCGCGCAATGCATCCCCCGACCCCGAGGAGGAGCGCGCGAGGGTACGAGCAGGAGCACCCTCTCCGCCGgcggggccgccggcggggccgccggcggcgcggcgaggcaggacATGGCCGGCCAACCTCCGGGAGCTCCaaagccagccagccagccagccaagcCAACCGCGCGGCGTGGCCGTTGGCGGACTTACAGAAGCGGCTGGTGACGGATTCGGATAGGGGCGACGGCCGGGTCCGGGTTCACGGGCCGTTACCGCATTACCGCGGTAGAGGACAAGGGCGGGGAGCCGCAGCATCTCGCGACAGCGGCATCGGGATTTCCTTCGTCCTCGTGCCCGTGACGACCGTGAAAAGTCGCAGCGGACACGGCCGCCCGAGATTCCTAACAATAAGAATCAAGCCTCGCATAAATGAAATGTGCTTCAAAACTGGTACATGAACAGTGCCTCGGGACGTATGGAACCGGTGAGATAAAGTCAGTCTCAGTACACAGCTTTATGACACATAGGTAACTATATTAGATAgattttatggtgatgaaattcTCCTCAAATTTCATGAAATTTCATCATTATGTGCAGCTCAAACTGCTAAAATGGGTTTTAGATGGTAGATTGGGAATGGAAAGTTAGTTAAATTCTGGGAGGACAATTGGCTGGGTAATTCCAGTTTGGCTATCCAATATTGGAAGCTCT is drawn from Panicum virgatum strain AP13 chromosome 1N, P.virgatum_v5, whole genome shotgun sequence and contains these coding sequences:
- the LOC120655953 gene encoding protein ORANGE-LIKE, chloroplastic-like, yielding MSCLAAPPAAPPAAPPAERVLLLVPSRAPPRGRGMHCAARGAAGGGAWCGRRQLVLRRCSPAGESTVAGDGAPSSFCIIEGPETIEDFVKMQSQEIQDNIKSRRNKIFLLMEEVRRLRVQQRIRTAESKGDSSEENEMPEIPSTIPFMPHASAKTMKQLYMTSFFVISGIIIFGGLIAPVLELKLGLGGTSYEDFIRTLHLPLQLSQVDPIVASFSGGAVGVISALMLVEVRNVRQQEKKRCTYCHGTGYLPCARCSASGMLVSTKPFSVTGNNMWSMNGRCQNCSGAGKVMCPTCLCTGMAMASEHDPRIDPFD